The Borreliella mayonii nucleotide sequence TCGTACCATACTTTTTCTGCTAAGTAATCTAAACAAGAAATCAAGAAATGCCCTGATCCATAAGAATTATCAATGATTTTTATATCTAAAGGGGACTTGGTTTTAAGCTGTTCTTCAATTGATGATATGACCATAAAATCAGTTAGGTCATCTGGAGTGTAATATGCTCCACTTTTCTTTCTATCAAGCGATCTAGATGTAAGATAAATATTCCCTTTATAGTATGTGGCAACTTTGTTTGCCTGCTTGTTTGCAAGCTCTTCTTCGGTACGAATGAGATAAGCTCCGTCTTCAATAATACGATGAACAGTAGTATCTGCAATTCTTAGGTCATATTTCAAGTAGAGTTTCGTACAATTCTCCAAAACTTTTAGGATCTAACTTTGAATACTCTACAAATTTTTCATCTTTAATATTTTTTTCTTCAAAGAAAAGTATTTTAATTAGTATTTCTTCAAGTTCACTAATACTTAGCAAACTTTCATTATTTAAATATTTAACCTTATCTTCTGAAAATAACCCTCCATTAAATACGGGAAACTTTATTGCATCACTTCCTTTATCAAGTAAATTGAAAATTGTTATTATTTTTTTATATCCTAATTTATTTTTTGTATTTTTATCATAAAAAAATACCTAAAAGATATAGAAGATCTGTATAGCTTATTTTCTTTTAATATTTTCTTAAAAATGTCGTTATCTTCAATATATGCAATAAAAAATATTCTTAAAATAAAAATAATTGATTCTTCAAGTATGCTAGCTAAAATATGCTGAGCAATTTCTTTGGGCTGATACTTTAAATTCTTTGTCATATATATTTTTTGCAATTTTAAATACTATAGGGTCATCAGGTCTCTCATAAAGTATCTCTTCTAGAGTTTTTTAAATTATCTCTTTTTCTTTAGCTATTTGCTCTTTTTCAACCTCTATTACATTACTTGTCTTTAGATATCTTTCTTTTCTTATAAGGTAGATGAATAAAACAAACCATTCTTATTCCTTATATTCTTCTTTTTCTTCAATTTTAGAAAAATTAAATTCAATATATCTTTTTTCTCCATAAAGTACTTTCGATTTGTCATATAATCTCCATACCTTTCCATTTTAAAGTATCTCATAATGTTTTTGATATTGATGATTTAGATATCTATAGCTGATCTTCTGCTTCTTTTACTTTATCTTTAGCATCAAAACTAAATGATGGGCGCTTAACCTCTGCTATAAGCAAGATATCTTCGACAGGAATAGGTTCATTATTTTTTTTAGCTTCTTTTAAATTTATTATTAAAGGCTACTTTGTCTTTATCGTTTTCAAAAAGCAGTATATCTACTCTAGACTCCACTCCTTCTATTTGCCCGGCTTTTTGTTGTTCTACTGAATAATTTAGTTCTTAAATATATACTTTAGCAAAGACTCTATATTTGCTTCTGTTGAATTATCATCTATTATCTATTGAAGAAAGTTTATTTTTTATAAGAATAAAAAGTCTTTTGGCTTATTAATATTTTCCTTTTTTATAAAGTCTTTTGATAATTGTCTATAAAGAGATATATTGGGATTATTTGTTTTTAAGATATCATTAGTTTTCATTATCTATGCTTTTAAAAAACCATTTATATTGTTTGCAAATCTTTTCCATATATTATTTTAATATTAACAATATATTCTAAAAAAATTAAGTTTTTAATTAAAAACTTAATTTTAAATAAATCGGTTGATAGAATACTTTCAATGAATTCAACCACAATAAAGATCATATTCATTTATTACTAGAATTTACTCCCAATATACACCTTCTAAATTTATTAATAATCTAAAAACAGCATCTTTAAGATTTATAAGAAAAAAATATTTTATTTATTTAGAGAAGTATTACTGGAAACCTTATTTGGTCTAGAAATTATTGTGTTCTCTTTGCTGGAGATGAATATTCTATTGATATCGTCAAAAAGTATATTCAAAAACAAAACAAATCTATTTATTAACAAATTCATCTCCACCTAAATTTCATAGAAATTATAGGTGGAAAATTTTTTGTTATTTTTGTTAAATTATCAAATAATATTAAAATTACTTGATAATAATATCAAATTATAATATTATTATTTTGTATTAAAATTAATATTTATTAGTTCAAATTTATAAGGAGAATATCTTGAAAAACCCTAAATTAAATACATCTAAGCTTAACATTATTACAGCAATATTAACTTCAATTTGCATATCATGTGCACCTCTTGGTAATGTTAATCCAAACAAACTAAACAGCCGTGCCACTACAAGGAATCTAAAAAAAACAAAAACCCGTACCAATTCGAGAGCTCCAAAAAAAACAAACAGTCGCACCAATTCAGAAAATTTATCGGAAAATCCAACAAAAAATCTAGAAGTAAATAACCAAAATCTTGAAAATGAATCTCAAAATCCAAAATCTTCAAATCAAAGCCCCCAAGAACAAACTACAATCTCAAAATTAGAAAACATTGGTAAAGACCTAGAAGCTCAAAAAAAGGAAGAAGATACACAAATAGCTAAATCTGATAGTGTTCAATATGATTTCCTAGAGACTTTTAAACTTCAAAGAGATGATGTTTTTATGCATCGTGAAAAAATGAAATTAAAAAGAATAATTTACTCATCCCTAAATTACGAAAAAGAAAAAATATTGACATTAAAAGAAATTCTTGAAAAACTTGATAAAAATTCTGCGAGCCGACTAATAGCTCGTAAATTTCTTGAAACAGCAAAGAATATTCAACTTCAAACAGAAAACAGACATTTAAAAAAAATACAAAATATATTACACACTTTAAGCAAAGAAGAAGCCGAAGAATTACTACAACACACAGAACAGGATTTAAAGAAAAAACAAAACTTTGTAAAAGCTTTAAACAAAACCATTGAGGCTTACAATAAAAATTCCGGAGACCTCAAAACTAATGAAGAAAATCTAGCAAATCACATAAAGGATAAATACTACGAAGCTCTTTATCTACTAAATTAAGCCTATTAATCTAAACAAAAAATTAATAAGTTGCGCTTGATATTTTTTTAAAAGAGAAGTTAATTCTTCTCTTTTTTTATTCATACAATCAGTCCAAGCTAAAAACACAAAATAAGAATTTAATCTTTTTAGCTATAAAATAATAATTATTAATTTTAGTCTATAAGGAGAGTATTTGGACAAAAATTAAACTAAATATAACTAAGCTTAATATTATTACAGCAATATTAACTTTAATTTTCATCTCATGCGCATCTAAACAGGCTACATAGCTGGAATAATTATTCCAGCTACATTTACAAATAAACACCCCGCAAATCTTAAATAAAATAACAACTTTTTTTAAAATAAATCTCCTCTACTTAACTTTAATAAGTTAAAATAATTATAAAATTTACTTATAATAAAAGTACCCTGGCATTCTAAACAAACACACCGCAAAAGCAATTTAAATTTTACTCTTAACTAAGAGCTTATTTTATTATATAAAATAAAACACAAACAATAATAAATGGCTTAATATTAATATTTAAATTATAAAAATATGCAAATACTAGTTTATAAATTAACAAAAAAACATATAAGGGGGACTTTATGAAAATCACAAATATAGCAAGCATATTAATAAGTTTCAAATAGATGGGGGAATGAATCAAAACAAATACCACAAATGAAAATTCTCAAAATAATATTTTAAGAATCTCAGCTATAAAATCAGAAATAGAAGAGATAAACAAAATTATTCAAAAAAAATCTCTTTCAATAGAAAAGCATAGAGGGGAAAAAAAGATTACCATTGAGAAAGTAATAGATCACAGTATAATTATCATAGCTACAGGGGGCGGCAAAATAAATGCAGCCCTTTGGACAAACTATATTATATCAAAACATAAAATTGATCACATAACTAATATTAAAAAATTATTTCCAAAAAGTTCTACTCAAATTTTATAACTAAAATCTTAAAAAAAACAATCAAATTCCTATTAATCTAACATTAATGCAAAAATGCCTCAACATATTAGAAAAAGAAACAAAAGTCATCGTTAAATTATATACTAACAAGAATTCTATATCCAAAATTTATTATACCCCCAAAAAAGCTCATTTAAAATAAAGCGCCATGCCATTTCCACTATAAAAGAATCATTATAAACCGAGTTTGTGCAAAAACTTACAACTTGCCACAACAATTTACAATAAAATTATGTAAACAAACAATTTCTTTGTAAATTGACCGAATCAAGAAATATAAATTTTGAGAATATATAATTTTCTATAATCAATAATGAAAATTTTTAGGTACTTATTTGGAAAATTTGTTTAAAACAATAAGGCGTATAAATTGCAACAATAAGCTATCTTATCACCTAATAATCCTTACTTTCACCCCACACAATAATAAAAACCCGCATAAACACGAAAGCAAGGGTTAGCTACTATGGTGAGGTATTATACGTCGTATATTTAACGACAACATTATGAAATATTACCCTGCTTGATAAAGCTATTGAAACATAGTAATTTTACAAATTGTTAACATAAATAATTAATTGTAGATTTTAATACAAAAATACAATCGGACTATCTTAAAATTTATTATTAGATAATCGAATTGTATTTTTATAAGGAAAATAAATTTTGACTAAAGATTTT carries:
- a CDS encoding complement regulator-acquiring protein; the encoded protein is MKLNITKLNIITAILTLIFISCASKQAT
- a CDS encoding complement regulator-acquiring protein; its protein translation is MKNPKLNTSKLNIITAILTSICISCAPLGNVNPNKLNSRATTRNLKKTKTRTNSRAPKKTNSRTNSENLSENPTKNLEVNNQNLENESQNPKSSNQSPQEQTTISKLENIGKDLEAQKKEEDTQIAKSDSVQYDFLETFKLQRDDVFMHREKMKLKRIIYSSLNYEKEKILTLKEILEKLDKNSASRLIARKFLETAKNIQLQTENRHLKKIQNILHTLSKEEAEELLQHTEQDLKKKQNFVKALNKTIEAYNKNSGDLKTNEENLANHIKDKYYEALYLLN